In a genomic window of Pedobacter sp. KBS0701:
- a CDS encoding RNA polymerase sigma factor has translation MALNKVLALKPLFNEQELLAKIAEGDERAFTELFEGYYGALGEFVYKITESKAVTQEIVQDAFIKIWLRRETLAGIKSFSNYLFIICRNQTYNQLKKIAVERNFNLPIEQHVNKGFDIQEEIVQVDHYRALIDHSIDKLPEQAKRVYLLSRHERLKHEEIAKKLNISSETVKKHIQYAVNFIKKDLDSKIDIVTLMILMSSLVIC, from the coding sequence TTGGCTTTGAACAAAGTTTTGGCACTAAAACCCCTTTTTAATGAGCAGGAACTGTTGGCTAAGATAGCTGAGGGGGATGAGCGTGCCTTTACGGAGCTTTTTGAAGGGTACTACGGTGCATTGGGAGAATTTGTATATAAAATTACTGAATCCAAGGCTGTAACGCAGGAGATTGTCCAGGATGCCTTCATCAAAATTTGGCTCCGAAGGGAAACACTTGCAGGTATCAAAAGCTTCAGTAATTACCTGTTCATAATTTGTAGAAACCAAACATATAACCAGTTAAAGAAAATTGCTGTTGAACGTAATTTTAATTTGCCAATCGAACAACACGTTAACAAGGGTTTCGATATTCAAGAAGAGATTGTACAAGTTGACCATTATCGGGCTTTAATTGATCATTCTATTGATAAACTTCCGGAACAAGCTAAAAGAGTTTATCTTCTCAGTCGCCACGAAAGGCTAAAGCATGAAGAAATTGCTAAAAAATTAAATATTTCTTCTGAAACAGTAAAAAAGCACATTCAATATGCTGTTAATTTCATTAAGAAAGACCTCGATTCTAAAATAGACATCGTTACATTGATGATTTTAATGAGTTCTTTAGTAATTTGTTAA
- a CDS encoding FecR domain-containing protein: protein MQDVRLNILFKKYFDKTANQQEREELFSLVRIAANKENIEKEMELHWLNFNAKDNPFSVQDKSAMVEKILHFIDEEIIMPDKKIKTYKLFTKWVAAASIAIVVMAGSYFYFNNHKQLPEKVAYQNDVAPGGNGATLTLTNGQKILVNDVLSGNIAMQSGVKISKTPDGQIVYEITDNGSKSSGYNTLSTSRGEQTQVRLPDGTIVFLNAESSLKYPVSFVEKGKRQVFLTGEGYFEVAKDRSHPFIVKTTRQEVQVLGTHFNINSYDDEAATTTTLLEGSVLVSNSNLVQKVLRPGEQSVLSSGRIQVAPADVEEAIDWKNGEFIFGGDNFRTVMRKIERWYNIEVIYEPSAPINLQLGGFSSRSRNISTVLKMIAKTGEVHFRIEGRKVFVSK, encoded by the coding sequence ATGCAGGATGTAAGGTTAAATATTCTCTTTAAGAAATATTTCGATAAAACAGCTAATCAGCAAGAGCGGGAAGAACTATTTTCTTTGGTCAGAATAGCTGCTAATAAAGAAAATATTGAAAAGGAAATGGAATTACATTGGTTAAATTTCAATGCAAAGGATAATCCTTTTTCGGTGCAGGATAAATCTGCGATGGTTGAAAAAATTCTTCACTTTATTGATGAAGAAATTATAATGCCGGATAAAAAAATAAAAACCTATAAATTATTTACTAAATGGGTTGCCGCCGCATCCATTGCTATAGTAGTAATGGCAGGAAGTTATTTCTACTTTAATAATCATAAACAATTACCCGAAAAAGTAGCTTACCAAAATGATGTTGCGCCAGGGGGCAATGGTGCAACTTTGACCTTAACAAATGGGCAAAAGATATTAGTTAATGATGTACTGTCAGGAAATATTGCCATGCAATCAGGCGTAAAGATTTCTAAAACGCCTGATGGGCAGATTGTATATGAGATCACGGATAATGGTTCAAAGAGTTCAGGGTACAATACTTTATCGACTTCCCGGGGGGAGCAAACTCAGGTGCGTTTACCTGATGGAACCATTGTGTTTTTAAATGCAGAATCTTCATTAAAATATCCGGTAAGTTTCGTTGAAAAAGGTAAACGACAGGTGTTTTTAACAGGAGAGGGATATTTTGAAGTTGCTAAAGATCGATCGCATCCTTTTATCGTGAAAACTACGCGACAGGAGGTTCAGGTTTTAGGAACACACTTCAATATAAACTCATATGATGATGAGGCAGCTACAACAACTACATTGCTGGAGGGAAGTGTATTGGTTTCAAATTCGAATCTTGTTCAAAAAGTGCTCAGGCCAGGGGAGCAATCTGTCCTCAGTTCGGGTCGCATTCAGGTAGCGCCTGCAGATGTTGAAGAAGCGATCGACTGGAAGAATGGGGAATTTATTTTCGGCGGTGATAATTTTCGTACAGTAATGCGCAAGATTGAGCGGTGGTATAACATCGAGGTAATCTATGAGCCATCAGCTCCTATAAATCTGCAGTTGGGAGGGTTCTCATCGAGATCACGAAATATTTCTACTGTATTAAAAATGATTGCAAAAACTGGCGAAGTGCATTTTAGGATAGAAGGACGAAAGGTTTTTGTAAGCAAATAA
- a CDS encoding TlpA disulfide reductase family protein, with amino-acid sequence MKKIEKIITLAILVLSSLTITAQEKTPTTLFIGDKAPELYYGAWIKGTPIKEFKSGHLYIYEFWATWCGPCIASMPHLSEVARTKAKDVTIVAVDIWEDKTGKMTYDDIYAKVSKFTKGMGKNMDFNVITDTKDQLMAKNWMTAAGQAGLPTSMMVKDGVIQWMGHPVNLDSIITVVMDGKYDVTAMRKKAIDQANRTPTADEIAMTNATKLIDDAIKAKQYDRASQLTDSITATMPQNKGVVLNWNKFMMLLDHVGEKEAMDFVKKWQATNPGFRGSVGAAIVHKPNLSKESYLYAIDILRSMIDNPQPGSLMLNMIAIGYVNMGDYKSAAVAQEQAIAKAKEYLKEKKFVGFVMESTVTEYEAKLAEYKKLIK; translated from the coding sequence ATGAAAAAAATAGAAAAAATAATCACATTGGCCATCCTTGTGCTCTCTAGTTTGACAATAACAGCGCAGGAAAAAACACCCACAACATTATTTATCGGAGATAAGGCCCCAGAATTATATTATGGGGCATGGATCAAAGGAACTCCAATCAAAGAATTCAAAAGCGGACACCTGTATATTTACGAATTCTGGGCAACCTGGTGCGGTCCCTGTATTGCCTCTATGCCACACCTGTCTGAAGTTGCCAGAACAAAAGCCAAGGATGTAACCATTGTGGCTGTAGATATTTGGGAAGATAAAACTGGAAAGATGACCTACGATGACATCTATGCAAAAGTGAGTAAGTTTACCAAAGGCATGGGTAAAAACATGGATTTTAACGTAATTACAGATACCAAAGACCAATTAATGGCAAAAAACTGGATGACCGCTGCAGGCCAGGCTGGTTTACCTACCTCCATGATGGTAAAAGATGGCGTCATTCAATGGATGGGCCACCCGGTTAACTTAGATTCGATTATCACCGTAGTCATGGATGGCAAGTATGATGTTACGGCAATGCGCAAAAAAGCAATAGACCAGGCCAATAGAACACCAACGGCAGATGAAATAGCTATGACGAATGCTACAAAATTAATTGATGATGCAATTAAAGCTAAACAATATGATAGAGCATCTCAACTAACAGATTCTATCACTGCAACAATGCCACAAAATAAAGGGGTTGTTTTAAACTGGAACAAGTTTATGATGCTCCTGGACCATGTCGGAGAAAAGGAAGCAATGGATTTCGTCAAAAAATGGCAGGCCACCAACCCTGGATTTAGGGGTTCAGTTGGCGCTGCGATTGTCCATAAACCCAACTTATCAAAAGAAAGCTATCTGTATGCAATAGACATTCTGAGATCAATGATAGACAATCCGCAACCAGGCTCTCTGATGTTAAATATGATTGCCATTGGTTATGTGAATATGGGAGACTATAAATCTGCCGCAGTAGCCCAGGAGCAAGCAATTGCCAAGGCAAAAGAATACCTGAAAGAGAAAAAGTTTGTTGGTTTTGTAATGGAAAGTACGGTTACAGAATACGAAGCGAAGCTTGCTGAATATAAAAAACTAATTAAATAA
- a CDS encoding RagB/SusD family nutrient uptake outer membrane protein → MLKKKFIIVLACIVLVSCKKSFLEIDPIGKVIATTTNDYNNLFYTTSLLSTSSSDIPITLSDEVAGVSTYLSPAAVNVQNAFRWEKDIYLDSEDAVEFTTLTAQVYLLNKIANEVMGSTEGSEAEKRAIQAEARATRAWSYFMLINYYGKPYNAATAASDPGFPIITEADAAATSFSRASVQAVYDFIIKDLTESIPDLPRNSLLRQRMNKSSAITLLAKVYVFMGEYGKALSQLNQAATVLPTNVTTEIYDYNQTLVPGGSWGYSPTANSYTNGPAPVLSNEGMLARNYNSKFMPNSNLLLLTQEAYKLYGRNDLRKRLFTERATPFSSNVTFPLSMVRRYGYSTIPSFGITYPEYFLLRAECKARTNDLTGAKDDLETLRKKRMPSADAVVSISNQENMIRFVIDERRREFAMFGYRWFDMRRLSVDPLFANDVYTHKIYDLQGNVLSTYTLSKERLTLRFPLKLMAQNPDITNNP, encoded by the coding sequence ATGCTAAAAAAAAAATTCATCATTGTACTAGCTTGTATAGTACTTGTCTCTTGCAAAAAGAGTTTCCTGGAGATTGATCCGATTGGGAAAGTTATAGCTACTACAACAAACGATTATAACAATTTATTTTATACTACAAGTCTGCTATCGACATCTTCCTCCGACATACCGATTACCCTGAGCGACGAAGTCGCCGGAGTTTCTACTTATCTAAGTCCGGCGGCAGTTAACGTACAAAATGCCTTTCGTTGGGAAAAGGACATCTATCTCGATAGTGAAGATGCAGTTGAATTTACCACCTTGACGGCGCAGGTATATCTACTCAACAAAATTGCCAATGAGGTAATGGGCTCTACCGAGGGCTCAGAAGCCGAAAAAAGAGCGATACAGGCAGAGGCCCGTGCAACCAGGGCATGGAGCTATTTTATGCTCATCAACTATTACGGCAAACCGTACAATGCGGCAACAGCAGCGTCTGATCCAGGCTTTCCTATTATTACAGAGGCAGATGCAGCGGCAACTTCCTTTAGTAGAGCCAGCGTGCAGGCCGTTTACGATTTTATTATTAAAGACCTTACCGAAAGCATTCCAGATCTTCCGCGCAATTCTTTATTGAGGCAGCGTATGAACAAATCCTCTGCGATCACGTTACTGGCGAAGGTCTATGTCTTTATGGGCGAATATGGGAAGGCACTTTCACAACTGAATCAGGCTGCAACTGTGCTACCCACGAATGTGACCACAGAAATCTACGATTATAACCAAACGTTGGTTCCTGGGGGTAGCTGGGGATATTCTCCTACTGCAAATTCGTATACTAATGGCCCGGCCCCGGTACTGAGTAACGAAGGTATGCTGGCAAGAAATTACAATTCCAAGTTCATGCCCAACTCAAATTTACTCCTGCTAACGCAGGAAGCATACAAATTGTATGGTAGGAATGACCTAAGGAAAAGATTATTCACGGAAAGAGCTACCCCATTCTCAAGTAATGTAACCTTTCCGCTGAGCATGGTAAGAAGATACGGGTATAGTACGATTCCATCTTTTGGAATAACCTATCCGGAATACTTTCTCCTTCGGGCAGAGTGTAAAGCCAGAACCAACGATTTGACCGGAGCTAAGGATGATCTTGAAACGCTTCGGAAAAAAAGAATGCCGTCAGCAGATGCTGTTGTGAGCATTTCAAATCAAGAAAATATGATCAGGTTTGTTATTGATGAGCGTCGTAGAGAATTCGCCATGTTCGGGTACCGCTGGTTTGATATGAGAAGGTTATCCGTTGATCCACTTTTCGCTAATGATGTTTACACACATAAAATTTACGATTTGCAAGGAAATGTACTGTCTACCTATACTTTGTCGAAAGAGCGATTAACACTTAGATTTCCACTTAAGTTAATGGCTCAGAATCCTGATATTACAAATAATCCATAA
- a CDS encoding SusC/RagA family TonB-linked outer membrane protein, protein MSFEPHGLLLNQTKQMYKFYLIETDRPDRLFPKLWRVMRLTTIIILITLMQVSAAGFAQNVTLNHKNVSLEKIFREIHRQTGYDFLYNRDIIMKKQSVNLSAYNQPLEAVLNSCLDKLALEFSIEDKMIVIKEKVLTENRKNFAIDLTISGKVTDTAGKALSNASVKNVTQNKSVITSENGNFSISAKSGDRIEVSFIGFITFSFTAKENLDYQLIKLRATSGELTEVQVVSTGYQTLPKERSAGSFAKPDMEILNNRSGTMNILQRLDGLIPGLTINNANTDNFQVRGLTSIGVLSGGTSGVYSGTERGPLIVVDGIAISNIASVNPNDVADITVLKDATAASIWGSRAANGVIVITTKQGDRSGKLKIEYDGFVNFLGKPDLDNMPLLNSQQFIQAAKDMFDPSVTSWQTVSTSNSTGTPGVPPHEQILFDWSRGKISNSVKDAKLDSLAGISNRAQIKDLFYQSEILTNHTVSIRGGGEKYSAYGSFAYTGNQNSKPGSYTNTFKINARQDYRPSHFIRMYLITDITNTRSKVTPLPNANNTFLPYQLIRDAQGNNIHMPWLFRTDSLRNAYETRSGISLDYSPLDEAEYGYTLTDNLLARLTGGVALNLSDGLKLEGTYGLVKGSDNSRNYRGQEAYASREEVVSFATGSVAGNNIRYFMPQKGGRYTTGNNMQENWTIRHQLAYNKNWKNSEHQLSAILGTEMQSALTRGTSITQRGFNPQLGTTMPLNYDTLSKGVVNTILRNNSSKSLYTTNDFNFAQVETRFRSTYANAAYTFRQKYTVNGSWRQDESNLFGVEKSAQNRPVWSIGASWSLSGEHFMEHIDWLGRLNLRATYGITGNAPTPGTASSKDIILAGTGSSIFPGSIAYVISSYANRSLTWESTKVTNIGVDFAILNNRINGALDFYHKKTENLLGNVPSNGFTGVTTIVGNLGDLTNKGVELSLTTENVISKNFSWRTLWNIAYNYNKINRLATALISTTGNSVINNNGYGGFYQGYAAYALFAYNYAGLDNMGDPQIRLANGTVTKALNVAKPEDMVFMGTYQPKWSGGFSNIFSYKSLSLSANVIYNLGHVMRRDLNRTYTLNRLYPNGTSLTGANVHSDFEQRWQKPGDENFTDIPGWVSNATTSGSRRYVNYYLYGNTNVISASYIKLRDVTLSYKLPEVLLRRIKTQGITLRVQTGNITLWKANKFNIDPEFQNALLGIRGQVANQHTFSVGAHIDF, encoded by the coding sequence ATGAGCTTCGAACCACATGGGCTGCTGCTAAACCAAACCAAACAAATGTATAAATTTTATCTCATTGAAACGGATAGACCAGATCGTCTATTCCCTAAACTCTGGCGTGTCATGCGGCTAACCACCATTATTATTTTAATCACACTGATGCAGGTAAGCGCAGCTGGTTTTGCACAAAATGTGACCCTAAATCATAAAAATGTATCTCTTGAAAAAATTTTCCGGGAGATTCACCGGCAGACTGGCTACGATTTTCTTTATAACAGAGACATCATAATGAAAAAGCAGTCGGTTAACCTTTCTGCTTATAATCAACCTTTGGAGGCTGTTCTTAATTCATGTCTCGACAAACTTGCGCTGGAATTTTCTATCGAGGATAAGATGATCGTGATTAAAGAAAAAGTTTTAACGGAAAATCGCAAAAATTTTGCAATTGATTTAACCATTTCAGGTAAAGTAACCGATACAGCAGGTAAGGCGCTTTCTAACGCAAGCGTAAAAAATGTTACGCAGAACAAATCAGTCATAACCTCAGAAAATGGGAACTTTAGCATAAGTGCCAAATCAGGAGATCGTATTGAAGTTTCATTTATTGGATTTATAACTTTTAGTTTTACCGCAAAGGAAAACTTAGACTATCAGCTCATCAAACTTAGGGCAACAAGTGGTGAGCTTACAGAAGTGCAGGTTGTTTCTACAGGTTACCAAACCTTGCCGAAGGAGCGGAGTGCGGGATCTTTTGCAAAGCCCGACATGGAGATCTTGAATAACCGGTCTGGTACAATGAACATCTTACAACGTTTGGATGGATTAATCCCTGGTCTCACCATCAACAACGCAAACACAGACAATTTTCAAGTCCGTGGATTGACCTCTATTGGTGTGCTTAGCGGGGGTACGAGTGGCGTTTACAGCGGCACCGAACGGGGGCCACTTATTGTTGTAGATGGCATTGCCATCAGTAATATTGCTTCGGTAAACCCAAATGATGTAGCTGATATCACGGTGCTGAAAGATGCTACAGCCGCATCCATCTGGGGTTCCAGGGCCGCAAACGGAGTGATTGTAATCACGACAAAGCAGGGCGATCGTTCCGGCAAATTAAAAATTGAATATGATGGTTTCGTCAATTTTTTAGGCAAACCTGATCTGGATAACATGCCCTTACTGAACAGCCAGCAATTCATACAGGCTGCTAAAGATATGTTTGATCCTTCAGTTACAAGCTGGCAAACAGTAAGCACTTCCAATTCTACCGGAACTCCTGGTGTGCCTCCTCATGAACAAATTTTGTTCGACTGGTCGCGTGGAAAGATTTCGAATTCTGTTAAAGATGCTAAATTGGACAGTCTCGCAGGAATTAGTAATCGTGCTCAAATCAAAGATCTCTTCTATCAAAGTGAGATATTAACTAACCACACAGTTTCTATCCGTGGAGGAGGAGAAAAATACAGTGCCTATGGTTCTTTCGCTTATACGGGTAACCAAAATAGCAAACCGGGATCTTACACCAACACATTCAAAATCAATGCCCGTCAGGATTACCGGCCATCGCATTTTATAAGGATGTACCTGATTACCGATATTACCAATACAAGAAGTAAAGTAACCCCTTTACCAAATGCGAATAACACTTTTTTACCTTACCAGCTAATTCGTGATGCTCAGGGCAATAACATTCACATGCCCTGGTTGTTCAGGACAGATTCTTTACGGAATGCATACGAAACCAGAAGTGGTATAAGTTTAGACTATAGCCCGTTAGATGAGGCAGAGTATGGCTATACGCTTACAGACAACCTGTTAGCAAGGCTCACTGGTGGTGTTGCACTTAACCTTTCAGATGGCTTAAAATTGGAAGGTACTTATGGCCTGGTAAAAGGCAGCGACAACAGCCGCAACTACAGAGGACAGGAAGCTTATGCGTCCAGAGAGGAAGTGGTGAGTTTTGCAACAGGCAGCGTAGCCGGTAACAATATCCGTTATTTTATGCCACAAAAAGGCGGACGATATACGACAGGAAACAATATGCAGGAAAACTGGACCATTCGTCATCAGTTAGCTTATAATAAAAACTGGAAAAATTCAGAACACCAGTTATCTGCCATTTTGGGTACCGAAATGCAAAGCGCGTTGACAAGAGGTACATCGATTACGCAAAGAGGTTTTAATCCGCAACTTGGAACTACGATGCCTCTCAATTACGACACTTTATCCAAAGGTGTAGTGAATACCATCCTGCGTAATAACTCTTCAAAAAGCCTCTACACCACTAACGATTTTAACTTTGCGCAGGTGGAAACACGATTCCGGTCAACTTACGCAAACGCAGCTTATACCTTTCGTCAAAAATATACGGTCAATGGCAGCTGGCGTCAGGACGAGTCTAATCTTTTCGGTGTAGAAAAATCGGCTCAGAACAGACCGGTATGGAGCATAGGCGCAAGCTGGTCGCTCTCAGGAGAGCATTTTATGGAACACATTGACTGGCTTGGGCGATTGAACCTAAGGGCTACCTATGGAATTACCGGAAATGCGCCCACGCCCGGAACAGCATCCTCCAAAGATATTATTTTAGCAGGAACAGGGTCATCAATCTTTCCCGGATCGATAGCCTATGTCATTTCAAGTTATGCCAATAGAAGCCTTACCTGGGAATCAACGAAAGTAACTAATATTGGTGTTGATTTCGCGATACTGAACAACAGGATCAATGGTGCGTTGGATTTTTATCATAAAAAGACAGAGAACCTGCTCGGCAATGTCCCAAGCAACGGTTTTACAGGTGTAACCACAATTGTGGGCAACCTGGGCGACCTGACGAATAAAGGTGTTGAACTGAGCCTGACTACCGAAAATGTTATCAGCAAGAACTTTAGCTGGCGCACCTTATGGAACATCGCTTATAACTATAATAAAATAAACCGCCTGGCAACAGCCCTCATTTCGACCACAGGTAATTCAGTAATCAATAACAATGGCTACGGAGGCTTTTATCAGGGTTATGCAGCCTATGCTCTTTTCGCCTACAATTATGCCGGACTGGACAATATGGGTGATCCGCAAATCCGATTGGCAAATGGCACGGTAACTAAAGCGTTGAACGTAGCCAAGCCGGAAGATATGGTTTTCATGGGCACTTACCAACCCAAATGGAGTGGCGGTTTTTCCAACATTTTCAGTTATAAGTCACTTTCACTTTCTGCCAATGTTATCTACAACCTGGGGCATGTGATGAGGCGTGACCTCAACAGAACCTATACCCTCAACCGCTTGTATCCCAACGGTACATCACTAACGGGTGCAAATGTGCATTCGGATTTTGAGCAACGCTGGCAGAAGCCGGGTGACGAAAATTTCACGGATATTCCTGGCTGGGTGAGTAATGCCACTACAAGCGGGAGCAGGCGTTATGTCAACTATTATTTATATGGCAATACAAATGTAATCAGTGCATCCTATATTAAATTGCGGGATGTTACGCTTTCTTATAAACTCCCTGAGGTGTTATTACGCCGAATTAAAACGCAAGGTATAACGTTGCGTGTTCAAACGGGTAATATCACGCTCTGGAAAGCAAACAAATTCAATATTGATCCGGAATTTCAGAATGCACTACTGGGTATACGAGGACAGGTAGCCAACCAGCATACATTTTCCGTTGGAGCACATATCGATTTCTAA
- a CDS encoding TlpA disulfide reductase family protein: MKISIIAIFLLICCQVKAQSKYNGSFTISGDVSKVCKTGLMTMAYANANGKPKRDTVKIENGKFKLSGEVSEPVVAILKIKLPQATVGPALYDPKNMYRILLEPIDYKLSTTGESLNTAIVKGSQIQQEYTRYFQSLQKLHYEMRPYNMQAQAFEKQMDVSNFINVRKKLDSLDEMERAMVDSYVSANPHSPVSLFAVDDYNRPIMSPKPFKSFFDKLDPELKKTSIGRKLAKDIEEREYFLPGSQSVDFTQSDTSGKLVSLSEFKGKYVLLDFWASWCGPCRAQSVFMKKAYIHFKDKNFTIIGVSCDDNREKWIEAIREDGVGIWTQLGDMTGKKNIVSDIYKVRSYPQNLLIDPTGKIIAKNLGGLLLEMKLKEVLH, encoded by the coding sequence ATGAAAATAAGTATAATCGCTATTTTTCTGCTAATTTGTTGCCAGGTAAAAGCACAATCGAAATATAATGGATCTTTTACCATCAGTGGTGATGTTTCAAAAGTTTGCAAAACAGGACTGATGACTATGGCTTATGCTAATGCGAACGGCAAACCTAAAAGGGATACTGTAAAAATCGAAAATGGAAAATTTAAACTTTCAGGTGAGGTGTCAGAGCCTGTGGTCGCAATACTTAAGATAAAATTACCCCAAGCTACCGTTGGACCGGCATTATACGATCCGAAAAATATGTACCGGATTTTATTGGAACCAATTGACTATAAATTGAGTACAACCGGGGAAAGTCTGAATACCGCAATTGTGAAAGGGAGTCAAATCCAACAGGAATACACCAGATATTTTCAGTCATTACAAAAGTTACATTATGAGATGCGGCCTTACAATATGCAAGCACAAGCATTTGAGAAGCAAATGGACGTAAGTAACTTTATTAATGTACGCAAAAAGCTAGACTCTTTAGACGAGATGGAGCGGGCTATGGTTGACAGTTATGTGTCAGCCAACCCTCACTCTCCTGTTTCACTTTTTGCAGTTGATGATTACAATAGACCTATAATGTCGCCCAAACCTTTCAAGTCCTTTTTTGATAAACTTGATCCCGAATTAAAAAAAACAAGCATAGGTCGGAAGCTGGCCAAAGACATTGAGGAAAGAGAATACTTTTTGCCAGGCAGTCAATCAGTTGACTTTACTCAATCGGATACATCAGGAAAACTTGTTAGCTTATCTGAATTTAAAGGAAAATATGTACTCCTCGATTTTTGGGCAAGCTGGTGTGGCCCGTGCAGGGCGCAAAGTGTGTTTATGAAAAAGGCTTACATACATTTTAAAGATAAGAACTTCACCATCATCGGTGTATCTTGCGACGACAACAGGGAAAAATGGATCGAAGCGATCAGGGAAGATGGAGTTGGTATATGGACACAACTTGGAGATATGACCGGGAAGAAAAATATAGTCAGCGATATTTATAAAGTCAGATCTTATCCGCAAAACCTGCTGATAGACCCCACGGGAAAGATAATAGCCAAAAACCTGGGTGGATTGTTACTCGAAATGAAGTTAAAGGAGGTTTTACACTGA